A region from the Paraurantiacibacter namhicola genome encodes:
- the typA gene encoding translational GTPase TypA: MSLRNVAIIAHVDHGKTTLVDQLFRQSGTFRENQRVEERAMDSGDLEKERGITILAKPTSIEWAPEGGKENYRINIVDTPGHADFGAEVERILSMVDGVILLVDAAEGPMPQTKFVTGKALGLGLRPIVVVNKIDRPDGRASEVLDEVFDLFVNLDANDEQLDFPVLYASGRAGYASEDMEARDGDLTPLFKAIVSHVPEPDLDPDADFAMLATLLDRDNFLGRILTGRVESGRLETGMPIKAMDVNGNLVEAGRATKVFAYNGLEREPVLHAKAGDIVAIAGLTEATVSNTICHPNVTAPIHAQEIDPPTLSMTFSVNDSPYAGREGDKVQSRVIRDRLEREAETNVAIRVTESAERDAFEVAGRGELQLGVLIENMRREGFELSISRPRVLFREENGERMEPYETVVVDVDDEFSGTVVEKMALRKAEMTDMRPSGGGKTRLTFSAPSRGLIGYHGEFLSDTRGTGIMNRLFEKYGPYKGKIEGRQNGVLISMEQGEAMAYALNTIEERGVLFIGANEKLYQGMIIGENAKPQDLEVNPLKSKQLTNFRASGKDEGIRLTPPRKMTLEQAIAYIQPDELVEVTPKSIRLRKRHLDPHERKRASRKAED; the protein is encoded by the coding sequence ATGTCCCTTCGCAACGTGGCGATCATCGCCCACGTCGACCACGGCAAGACAACGCTCGTCGACCAGCTTTTCCGCCAGTCCGGCACCTTCCGTGAAAACCAGCGCGTGGAAGAACGCGCAATGGATTCCGGCGACCTGGAAAAGGAACGCGGGATCACCATCCTTGCGAAGCCGACCAGCATCGAATGGGCACCCGAAGGCGGCAAGGAAAACTACCGCATCAACATCGTCGATACGCCCGGCCATGCCGACTTCGGCGCCGAGGTGGAGCGCATCCTGTCCATGGTGGACGGCGTGATCCTGCTGGTCGACGCTGCCGAAGGCCCGATGCCGCAGACCAAGTTCGTCACCGGCAAGGCGCTGGGCCTGGGCCTGCGCCCGATCGTGGTCGTCAACAAGATCGACCGTCCCGACGGCCGTGCCAGCGAAGTGCTGGACGAAGTCTTCGACCTGTTCGTGAACCTCGACGCCAATGACGAGCAGCTCGATTTCCCCGTGCTCTACGCGTCGGGCCGAGCCGGCTATGCCAGCGAAGACATGGAGGCGCGCGATGGCGACCTGACGCCGCTGTTCAAGGCCATCGTCAGCCATGTGCCGGAACCCGACCTCGATCCCGATGCCGATTTCGCCATGCTGGCCACCCTGCTGGACCGCGACAATTTCCTCGGCCGTATCCTGACCGGCCGCGTCGAAAGCGGCCGCCTGGAAACCGGCATGCCGATCAAGGCGATGGACGTGAACGGCAACCTCGTCGAAGCGGGCCGCGCCACCAAGGTGTTTGCCTATAACGGCCTGGAACGCGAGCCGGTGCTGCACGCCAAGGCGGGTGACATCGTGGCCATCGCCGGCCTGACGGAAGCGACGGTTTCCAACACCATCTGCCACCCGAATGTGACCGCGCCGATCCACGCGCAGGAAATCGATCCGCCCACGCTCTCCATGACGTTCAGCGTCAATGACAGCCCCTATGCCGGCCGCGAAGGCGACAAGGTGCAGAGCCGTGTCATCCGTGACCGGCTGGAGCGCGAGGCCGAAACCAATGTCGCCATCCGCGTCACCGAAAGCGCCGAACGCGACGCTTTCGAAGTCGCTGGCCGCGGCGAATTGCAGCTCGGCGTGCTGATCGAGAACATGCGCCGCGAAGGCTTCGAGCTTTCCATCAGCCGCCCGCGCGTGCTGTTCCGCGAGGAAAATGGCGAGCGCATGGAGCCTTACGAGACTGTCGTCGTCGACGTGGACGACGAATTCTCCGGAACGGTTGTCGAGAAGATGGCGCTGCGCAAGGCAGAGATGACCGACATGCGCCCCAGCGGCGGCGGCAAGACGCGCCTGACCTTCAGCGCGCCCAGCCGCGGCCTGATCGGCTATCACGGCGAGTTCCTGTCCGACACGCGCGGCACTGGCATCATGAACCGGCTGTTCGAGAAGTACGGCCCCTACAAGGGCAAGATCGAAGGCCGCCAGAACGGCGTGCTCATCTCCATGGAGCAGGGCGAGGCCATGGCCTATGCGCTCAACACCATCGAGGAGCGCGGCGTCCTGTTCATCGGTGCGAACGAGAAGCTGTACCAGGGCATGATCATCGGCGAGAATGCCAAGCCGCAGGATCTGGAAGTCAATCCCCTCAAGTCCAAGCAGCTGACCAACTTCCGCGCCAGCGGCAAGGATGAAGGCATCCGCCTGACCCCGCCGCGCAAGATGACGCTGGAACAGGCCATCGCCTACATCCAGCCGGACGAGCTGGTGGAAGTGACACCCAAGTCCATCCGCCTGCGCAAGCGCCACCTCGACCCGCACGAGCGCAAGCGCGCATCGCGCAAAGCGGAAGACTGA